CCTcatcctggctgggatggtAAGATCCAACTGTTGAATGCACTTGgtatctggttttattttcacatcCTTCTCTTTAATCTCGTACACATGGGAAATGGTGCAACACATTACTCAGACTGGTCACAATGGCTGGGGACGTTTGCTGCCACTGCACTGGGCTAAGAGAGAAAAGGATGGGTGAGCAGACACCTTGCAGTCAGAGACTGGAGCTGATGCCCTTAACTAGGACATGTTATCTTCTTTTTCTACTCTCAGGAACATTGGAAACAAAGGAATTCAAACCACGCTGCATGCAGATGACACTGACACAGACTGATGTTCGTGGGAGTGAGGACTGTCTCTACCTGAACATCTGGATCCCTCAAGGGAGGAAACAGAGTatgtgctgggcagggacctGGGCAGGACAGTCCCCCCTGCCTTGTGTGCACAGATTGTGCTGGAGCCTCCCTCAGCAGTTGTGTTCCACAGTGGGCAGGTGGTGAGCAGTGATTTTCAGGGGGAAAGGTGGGAACTGTGTCAGACAACGTCCCCCACCTTCACCCTGTTGGGAGGCTCAGCCTCTCGAGCAGAACAAGGATTTTCTTGGAGAACATCAAGTCCGCTCCTGGACAGGGCAGGTGGAGCGGTGCTCAGGGAGGGGGTgaggggatgcaggggcagcaccttgcagctcctggagtgagggctcactctgctcctgctcctctcctcccagtcTCTACCAAGCTGCCTGTGATGGTTTTTATTTACGGCGGCGCTTTCCTGGTGGGAGGCAGCCAGGGCGCCAATTTCCTGAACAACTACCTGTACGATGGGGAGGAGATCGCCGTGCGGGGCAACGTCATCGTGGTGACCGTCAACTACCGCCTGGGGCCGCTGGGCTTCCTGAGCACCGGGGACGAAAATCTGCCAGGTACCGGGGCTGATCCCTCTCGGGGGCCCCGGCCAGGGGCCCAGTTTGACAGCTTTGCCGTGCCCCTGCTCACTGCGGGGTGATGTCTGTCCCTCAGGGAACTACGGGCTCAAGGACCAGCACATGGCCATTGCCTGGGTGAAGAGGAACATCAAGGCCTTTGGGGGTGACCCAGACAACATCACCATCTTTGGGGAATCGGCCGGTGCCACCAGTGTCTCCCTGCAGGTGAATTGTCTTTATTGGTTGTGATCAGAGCCCCTTCTCAGTCAGTCAGGGAGAGGGACCCCTTGGCACTCACCTGCTTTCCGCCCCACCTGCTGCCTCATTAAcgtgctgccctggccaggaCAGCCATGCTCAGCCTCAGTGCTTTGTagctgctcctccttctgcagcttcATCAGCCACACCACTGCAGCCACGTGTCCTGTGAAGAAACAGCCTTTACTTTCCATGcccccctcctcttctcctcctctcaaCATCTCACTTTTTAACTCCAGCTCCTCCGCTGTTGAACAGCACAACACCTGGCAGGTTCCCTGGGACAGGTGCACAAGCTGCAAGGCCATCCACCTCATTTGGCAGGCCATGATCTCTTCAGGAGTTTGTACCCAAAGGCCTCTTGTTTCTGTTTCCCCCCAGACGCTGTCCCCAAAGAACAAGGGCCTGTTCAAGAGAGCCATCAGCCAGAGCGGTGTcgggctctgcagctgggccaTCCAGAGGGACCCGCTCCTCTGGGCCAAAAAGGTAACGTGTAAATCGTGCCAGGAAAACTATAAAAACTAAATGAGCAATTCCCTGGAGGAGGGCATGTCTAGGAAGGGATTGGACACAAGCTGTGCCCAACAGAGCTGTGGAAAGTCGCTGCTTTGAGATTGAAACCATCCCACAGTTTTCCCTCTACAAGAATAACCCCTGGCTCTTGGAGCTCATGCCTGGAtgtttctctccctcttttcctgcagcttggAGAAAAGGTGGGCTGCTCCACAGACAACACCACCATCTTGGCCAGCTGCCTGCGCAGCTCTGACCCCAAAACCTTGACCCTGGCCTACCATCTGCAGCTCACCCACCTGCCCAGTAAGTCCCCCAGCCCATGATGTGGTCCATCAGCCACCCTGGGCTCCCCAAACCCAGGACACTGTGTCAACTGCCAGGTGTGTTGAGATGATGCTTGTGCTCTTCAGGAAAGGGACATTAATGAGAGCTCTTGCAGTTGCATTTCTGTAGGCAGATATATATTTCACCAGATGAACACTGCCCACCTAAGCCTGTTCTTGGGATGTGCCACACCACACATCTGTGTTTCCCACCACCTAACAGACTCCACTCCTctcccctgcagtgcccctggTGCACACCCTGGCCCTGTCTCCCGTGGTCGATGGGGATTTCCTCCCAGACGTGCCAGAGAACCTCTTTGCCAACGCTGCCGACATCGACTACGTGGCCGGGGTCAATGACATGGACGGGCACTTCTTTGCCGGTGTGGATTTACCGGCCATCAACCGCCCGCTGGTGAAAGTCACTGCGTGAGTGGCACGTGCCCTTAGACCCTCAACAGGAGACATCTGCTCTTAATGCAgctcccaaaccccacagagtTAGACTGGAGTGCACGAGGCATGGCCTTCCAAACAGGATGTCACTGCAAGCCTGGCTGCCCAGGCCTTTTGTTGCCGAGTCCAGAGCCTTCAGGAGAAAGGACCAGGCaagagccctgccctgcctgaggcTGCAGGTCAGTAACTAATTCATATCACTTGTCATTCCAGGGACGAGGTGTACAAATTGATCAAAGGCCTCACCGTGGACAGGGGCGAGGCTGGAGCCAACGCCACCTACAACATCtacacacagagctggggtgaGAAACCCTCGAAGGAGGTTGTGAAGAAGACGGTGGTGGAGCTGATGACTGACTACATCTTCCTGATCCCCACACAGAAGGCACTGGACCTGCACGTGCAGAATGCCAagtgagcagctcagccctggcaggagcccAAAGCCAACCTGGGGGGCTGAGGAGTGCCTGAagagggctctgctgtcccctcacagctgctcagcagggctcttctctttcccaggagCGGCAAGACCTACAGCTACGTGTTCTCGCAGCCGTCCCGCATGCCCGTCTACCCCAGCTGGGTCGGGGCAGACCATGCTGATGACCTGCAGTACGTGTTTGGGAAGCCCTTTGCCACCCCCCTGGGCTACCTGCCCAAGCACAGGACTGTCTCAAAGGCCATGATTGCTTACTGGACCAATTTTGCCAGGACTGGGTGAGTGATTTTCATTCCACATTTGGGGCTTGATGCAGCCCTTCAGGCTGCTGGTTCTGCCCAGTAACTTCTCAGGATCATTCCCAGAAGTTCTCTGTGTTCGTGttgtgagctgggctctgtgtctCACAGGGCTGGAGTTTGCTCTGTGTTCTCCTCATCCATACCACACTTGGGGAGGGCAGATGCATTTTCATGACTTATGATCTCTGCTTCCACTTGATAAGGTTTACTCCTGAATCCTGGTGTTCAGTCAGGACCTACGTCTCTGAGTGGAGCTAGGGATGATGCTAGTGAGAATCGAAGGAGGAGACTCCTGGGAGGCAAAATTCCTATTGTCACTGTGTCAAACACTCTGCATGGTCACATACTTAAACTGCATCCCCAAGCAACCCTGGAAAAACTGAGCTTCTGTGCCTCCTTTTTCCCCAGTGATCCCAACAAAGGGAATTCAGACGTGCCCGTTTCCTGGCCAGCCTACACCAGCAAGGGCAAGTACTACCTGGATATCAACAACAAGATGAGCAAGAACTCTGTGAAACAGGACCTGAGATCAGAGTATGTGTCATTCTGGAACTCAGATTatctgcagctgccacaggtTGCCAACATCTCCCAGTCAGAGTTACTGTTCTGaatcttttgaagaaaattcaTTAAAACCTTGCATGTAACTGAGTGACTCTGGTTCTCATTTTGTTTGCCATGACAGGGTTTTCTTGCCAACATTAAGGTCAGGCAGGAAAGGACATCCATTATGTGGGCAATGTGTGTTCCCCTGCTGTGACACCCCGATgtcccagggaagctgctggcagctggggtccagtctctccctgctctgccagctgttGGCCCTGGGGTTGTTTTCTGTCCTTGCCCCTGTGAGCCCAGACACGACCAGAcagtcccagccctggcctgTCCTCTGGATTTCCCTGTGTTACCATCAAGGTTCCTGCTACTGCCAACCAGATCCTAGAGTTGCAACAGGTGAATGCAAACCAGTCCTGACCTGTTGTTTGTCATGCACTGACATTGCTCAGGAACTGGTAGGACAGAATAAATCCATTGGGGGTGTGTGGATactgctgaaggctcgtggAGGAGCCTAATCTAGTTTTTTCCCAG
This sequence is a window from Ficedula albicollis isolate OC2 chromosome 17, FicAlb1.5, whole genome shotgun sequence. Protein-coding genes within it:
- the LOC101806839 gene encoding bile salt-activated lipase-like isoform X1, translating into MSCFSRRQSANLIPSLFPRERYKSSRFWGDKLICLSRTCHPHNAIFVIKKSQLNHWMLLSRPGRNCAPMLWINGCIHYHNNWLMSPLGSSTSSQERSKNPNEQLGVVLTEGGFVKGENKKLGLFGSYVDIFRGIPFAAPTKTLQDPEPHPGWDGTLETKEFKPRCMQMTLTQTDVRGSEDCLYLNIWIPQGRKQISTKLPVMVFIYGGAFLVGGSQGANFLNNYLYDGEEIAVRGNVIVVTVNYRLGPLGFLSTGDENLPGNYGLKDQHMAIAWVKRNIKAFGGDPDNITIFGESAGATSVSLQTLSPKNKGLFKRAISQSGVGLCSWAIQRDPLLWAKKLGEKVGCSTDNTTILASCLRSSDPKTLTLAYHLQLTHLPMPLVHTLALSPVVDGDFLPDVPENLFANAADIDYVAGVNDMDGHFFAGVDLPAINRPLVKVTADEVYKLIKGLTVDRGEAGANATYNIYTQSWGEKPSKEVVKKTVVELMTDYIFLIPTQKALDLHVQNAKSGKTYSYVFSQPSRMPVYPSWVGADHADDLQYVFGKPFATPLGYLPKHRTVSKAMIAYWTNFARTGDPNKGNSDVPVSWPAYTSKGKYYLDINNKMSKNSVKQDLRSEYVSFWNSDYLQLPQVANISQSELLF
- the LOC101806839 gene encoding bile salt-activated lipase-like isoform X2, producing the protein MLLSRPGRNCAPMLWINGCIHYHNNWLMSPLGSSTSSQERSKNPNEQLGVVLTEGGFVKGENKKLGLFGSYVDIFRGIPFAAPTKTLQDPEPHPGWDGTLETKEFKPRCMQMTLTQTDVRGSEDCLYLNIWIPQGRKQISTKLPVMVFIYGGAFLVGGSQGANFLNNYLYDGEEIAVRGNVIVVTVNYRLGPLGFLSTGDENLPGNYGLKDQHMAIAWVKRNIKAFGGDPDNITIFGESAGATSVSLQTLSPKNKGLFKRAISQSGVGLCSWAIQRDPLLWAKKLGEKVGCSTDNTTILASCLRSSDPKTLTLAYHLQLTHLPMPLVHTLALSPVVDGDFLPDVPENLFANAADIDYVAGVNDMDGHFFAGVDLPAINRPLVKVTADEVYKLIKGLTVDRGEAGANATYNIYTQSWGEKPSKEVVKKTVVELMTDYIFLIPTQKALDLHVQNAKSGKTYSYVFSQPSRMPVYPSWVGADHADDLQYVFGKPFATPLGYLPKHRTVSKAMIAYWTNFARTGDPNKGNSDVPVSWPAYTSKGKYYLDINNKMSKNSVKQDLRSEYVSFWNSDYLQLPQVANISQSELLF
- the LOC101806839 gene encoding bile salt-activated lipase-like isoform X3, giving the protein MARWYILGLALCSYLGVAWAATLGVVLTEGGFVKGENKKLGLFGSYVDIFRGIPFAAPTKTLQDPEPHPGWDGTLETKEFKPRCMQMTLTQTDVRGSEDCLYLNIWIPQGRKQISTKLPVMVFIYGGAFLVGGSQGANFLNNYLYDGEEIAVRGNVIVVTVNYRLGPLGFLSTGDENLPGNYGLKDQHMAIAWVKRNIKAFGGDPDNITIFGESAGATSVSLQTLSPKNKGLFKRAISQSGVGLCSWAIQRDPLLWAKKLGEKVGCSTDNTTILASCLRSSDPKTLTLAYHLQLTHLPMPLVHTLALSPVVDGDFLPDVPENLFANAADIDYVAGVNDMDGHFFAGVDLPAINRPLVKVTADEVYKLIKGLTVDRGEAGANATYNIYTQSWGEKPSKEVVKKTVVELMTDYIFLIPTQKALDLHVQNAKSGKTYSYVFSQPSRMPVYPSWVGADHADDLQYVFGKPFATPLGYLPKHRTVSKAMIAYWTNFARTGDPNKGNSDVPVSWPAYTSKGKYYLDINNKMSKNSVKQDLRSEYVSFWNSDYLQLPQVANISQSELLF